Proteins found in one Megachile rotundata isolate GNS110a chromosome 14, iyMegRotu1, whole genome shotgun sequence genomic segment:
- the LOC105664101 gene encoding uncharacterized protein LOC105664101, with protein MKTATIIIALAWASITESKSHSRKEKRGVALLGPSGYDFFGAVPVFSTGPWAPTSFGSAPWSSSGVPDIPLTQVQAQATHDVALQTLRDSSSATPNIAYPPEVLKAIQQAKEANHNVNIAQQRVAEAKQVAVLQQKVALAKEAAAREAAARSQEITSSAESEARASAKQLVATQQRLASLKDAVAAAQRVAAAREAAAAAAIQRNAAETAAQLQKQDVDKQISQSEQEAKEKDIIAAKENAVANAVQLSALQKHHPWNR; from the exons ATGAAGACTGCGACG ATCATTATCGCCCTTGCCTGGGCAAGCATAACAGAATCAAAATCGCACTCGAGGAAGGAGAAACGGGGAGTTGCATTGTTGGGACCATCCGGTTACGACTTCTTTGGGGCTGTGCCAGTATTTTCCACTGGTCCATGGGCACCCACCAGCTTCGGATCTGCCCCGTGGAGCTCCTCAGGCGTTCCTGATATTCCTTTGACGCAGGTTCAGGCTCAGGCTACTCACGACGTTGCTCTTCAG ACATTGAGAGATTCCTCTTCCGCGACTCCGAACATCGCCTATCCGCCAGAAGTCCTCAAAGCCATCCAACAGGCCAAGGAAGCGAACCACAACGTGAACATAGCTCAGCAAAGAGTCGCCGAGGCCAAACAAGTCGCCGTTCTTCAGCAGAAGGTCGCTCTAGCGAAAGAAGCCGCCGCAAGAGAAGCTGCAGCgag ATCCCAAGAGATAACGTCGTCTGCCGAGTCGGAGGCTAGGGCCAGCGCGAAACAATTAGTGGCTACCCAGCAGAGATTGGCGTCGCTGAAGGATGCAGTTGCAGCTGCTCAGAGGGTGGCTGCTGCCAGGGAGGCTGCTGCAGCGGCAGCGATTCAGCGAAATGCAGCTGAGACTGCCGCTCAACTGCAGAAACAGGATGTCGACAAGCAGATCAGTCAGAGCGAACAGGAAGCAAAG GAAAAAGATATAATCGCGGCTAAGGAGAACGCTGTGGCGAATGCCGTTCAACTTTCCGCTCTGCAGAAGCATCATCCATGGAATCGCtga
- the LOC100883685 gene encoding uncharacterized protein LOC100883685, with protein MFPFPYNVLMVCLIAQHALGSIETGSDGWQGVAASTGYDSGHGVELGHVSGGGLYDGLSSYGSYGGGGIDHGLHGGHVQHHYAPAVPVSEHIEVTKPIPIPVVKNVGVPVAQPVAIAVPHPVAVGVPQPYPVHVPVPKPVAIPVVKTVAVPVEKKVPFPVEKVIPVPVEKPVPITVEKHIPVPVEKPYPIHVPVYKHVFHRVKSYGHSYGHGWSH; from the exons atgtTTCCTTTCCCCTATAAC GTACTTATGGTGTGTCTAATCGCGCAGCACGCGTTAGGGAGCATCGAAACGGGGTCCGATGGATGGCAAGG GGTAGCGGCTAGTACGGGTTACGATTCAGGACACGGCGTGGAATTGGGACACGTGTCGGGTGGAGGGCTCTACGACGGCCTGTCTAGTTATGGTTCCTACGGAGGTGGCGGTATCGATCACGGACTGCACGGAGGACACGTGCAGCATCACTATGCTCCAGCTGTACCAGTCAGCGAACACATAGAAGTCACGAAACCAATACCGATACCTGTCGTCAAAAACGTCG GTGTGCCGGTAGCGCAACCGGTGGCGATAGCAGTTCCACATCCAGTGGCGGTGGGTGTACCGCAGCCATATCCGGTGCACGTACCGGTCCCAAAGCCCGTCGCGATCCCAGTGGTGAAGACGGTCGCGGTACCGGTGGAGAAGAAGGTCCCGTTTCCTGTGGAGAAGGTGATACCCGTTCCAGTAGAGAAACCCGTGCCCATAACTGTGGAAAAACACATACCTGTACCGGTAGAAAAACCGTACCCCATTCATGTGCCAGTTTACAAACACGTGTTCCACCGGGTGAAGTCTTACGGACACTCTTACGGCCACGGCTGGAGCCATTAA
- the LOC100875890 gene encoding uncharacterized protein LOC100875890, whose translation MYQSLKELLNSAQYMHINMNPIVLLSLVSLATAAPLIVKQDQNDQQYQLYGGFQPLERSDHESLGSSSGGSYSSDYSGGGGYGGGGYGGGGYGGGSYGGGYGGGDYGGGEYGGGYGGGDFGGGHVASLEGSSGGHLESSGDHLSSDYSSLGGGYEGGDEGGVSLDGGHHSVVQSVPVSEHVEVTKPVPVKVVKHIGVPVPHIVKIAVPHPVPVGVPQQYPVAHPVPKLVPVQVVKTVAVPVEKKVPFPVEKHIPVPVEKPIPITIEKHVPVPVIKPYPIKIPIYKTIYHHAKKH comes from the exons ATGTATCAGTCGCTCAAGGAACTTCTGAACAGTGCACAGTATATGCATATAAACATGAATCCAATC GTGCTGCTTTCTCTGGTGTCCTTGGCCACGGCCGCGCCGCTGATCGTGAAACAAGATCAAAACGACCAACAGTACCAACTTTACGGCGGTTTCCAACCGCTGGAGAGGTCCGACCACGAGAGTCTTGGCTCTTCTTCGGGTGGAAGTTACAGCAGTGACTATAGCGGAGGCGGCGGTTATGGCGGCGGCGGTTATGGTGGCGGCGGTTATGGCGGCGGCAGCTACGGCGGTGGTTACGGCGGTGGCGATTATGGCGGCGGAGAATACGGCGGTGGTTACGGTGGCGGCGATTTCGGAGGTGGCCACGTCGCGAGCCTCGAAGGATCTTCCGGAGGACATCTGGAATCGTCCGGTGACCACTTGAGCTCGGATTACTCTTCCCTCGGCGGCGGTTACGAGGGTGGCGACGAGGGCGGTGTTTCCTTAGACGGTGGCCACCACAGCGTGGTTCAGAGCGTCCCTGTTTCCGAGCACGTCGAGGTGACGAAGCCCGTGCCCGTTAAAGTGGTCAAGCATATCG ggGTACCAGTTCCTCATATCGTGAAGATTGCTGTACCCCACCCCGTGCCAGTCGGTGTGCCCCAGCAGTACCCGGTTGCGCACCCGGTGCCAAAACTGGTGCCGGTTCAGGTGGTGAAGACCGTAGCTGTTCCTGTGGAAAAGAAGGTTCCGTTCCCTGTGGAGAAACATATTCCAGTGCCTGTAGAAAAACCGATACCCATCACGATCGAGAAACACGTGCCCGTGCCGGTCATCAAACCGTATCCCATTAAGATCCCCATCTACAAGACGATCTACCACCACGCGAAGAAGCATTAG
- the LOC100876002 gene encoding uncharacterized protein LOC100876002, producing MEKLIVVLATVGFCWASELELGGHGLTLGEIDVGHGGGISLDEIGGLEHGGGLESYGSYGGGYGGGHGGGHFIPVVKEIGIPVAKKVPLFVPSLQVQSVPQSYPVPVVVQKPVPYPVEKQIFTKVEKKVPTPIEKIIPVKVEKHVPFHVVKHVPVPVPKPIPIKIPIYKTIIHKHKGH from the exons ATGGAAAAACTC ATCGTGGTTCTGGCGACCGTCGGGTTCTGCTGGGCCAGCGAACTGGAATTGGGAGGTCATGGACTGACTTTGGGGGAAATTGACGTGGGTCACGGAGGAGGGATCAGCTTGGATGAAATAG GAGGATTGGAGCACGGGGGTGGTCTGGAGAGTTATGGAAGTTACGGAGGAGGTTATGGAGGTGGTCATGGAGGTGGTCATTTCATACCCGTTGTTAAAGAAATTG GAATCCCAGTAGCGAAGAAAGTTCCACTGTTCGTGCCAAGCTTGCAAGTTCAGTCCGTTCCCCAAAGCTATCCGGTTCCGGTGGTCGTGCAGAAACCCGTGCCATATCCG GTGGAGAAACAAATATTCACAAAGGTGGAGAAGAAGGTGCCCACCCCGATAGAGAAAATCATACCAGTGAAGGTTGAGAAGCATGTCCCATTCCATGTGGTGAAACACGTTCCTGTACCTGTGCCAAAACCTATTCCCATCAAGATCCCAATTTATAAAACGATCATACACAAACACAAGGGCCACTGA
- the LOC100876116 gene encoding uncharacterized protein LOC100876116 — protein sequence MNQIILLLGFAVLCGTVSAGHYEEDHGSSTYEEKSKPVEIPIYKKYAIPIPHPVPVEVPQKIEIPIPQPHHVPIEIPHPYPVEVVKHVEIPVEKPEPVVVEKHVPFVVEKPYPVYVEKKFPIPVAKPYAVHVPIYKHVFHYTSKGKGWH from the exons ATGAATCAAATA ATCCTCTTGCTCGGGTTCGCCGTACTCTGCGGAACGGTTTCAGCGGGTCACTACGAGGAGGACCACGGAAGCAGCACCTACGAGGAAAAGTCGAAGCCGGTAGAGATaccaatttataaaaaatacg CTATTCCGATTCCGCACCCGGTGCCTGTCGAAGTTCCTCAGAAGATAGAGATCCCGATTCCCCAGCCTCACCACGTCCCCATCGAGATCCCCCACCCCTACCCCGTCGAAGTCGTCAAACACGTCGAAATCCCTGTCGAGAAACCGGAACCAGTCGTCGTTGAGAAGCAT GTACCTTTCGTGGTGGAGAAGCCGTATCCGGTCTACGTGGAGAAGAAGTTCCCTATTCCGGTCGCTAAGCCTTATGCGGTCCACGTACCCATCTACAAGCACGTTTTCCACTACACCTCCAAGGGCAAAGGATGGCATTAA
- the LOC100876230 gene encoding uncharacterized protein LOC100876230 encodes MRILILTALVTMVCAGYEEEHGGSTYHETSKPVEIPVYKKYAIPIPHPVPVPVPQHIKVPIPQPYQVEVPVPHPVPVEVVKHVEIPVEKPEPYLVEKKVPYVVEKPYAVTVEKHFPVPIPKPYPVHVPVYKHVFHHQSKGHGWKH; translated from the exons ATGAGGATTTTA ATACTGACCGCTCTGGTGACGATGGTGTGCGCTGGCTACGAAGAGGAGCACGGAGGATCCACTTACCACGAGACGTCGAAACCCGTGGAGATTCCGGTTTACAAGAAATACGCCATACCGATTCCTCACCCGGTTCCAGTGCCGGTCCCACAGCACATCAAAGTACCAATCCCGCAGCCGTATCAGGTCGAGGTACCAGTTCCACATCCAGTGCCCGTGGAAGTAGTGAAACACGTTGAGATTCCTGTGGAGAAGCCCGAGCCCTATTTGGTGGAGAAAAAG GTACCGTACGTGGTGGAGAAGCCATATGCAGTGACGGTGGAAAAACACTTCCCAGTGCCCATACCAAAACCGTATCCTGTGCACGTACCTGTCTACAAGCACGTGTTCCATCACCAGAGCAAAGGACACGGTTGGAAGCATTGA